aaatttcagccatatgaacttactatttcattatctttccacacttgtttctatgcacatcacacaagatataagcatatcattcaaccatggttGCAAGCTaatgtatttaaacataactctttttggaactaaccacacaataaaccatttcaatgcataacttataaatttaacgtggcataatctagccactacttggccaaagcctaagcatatacaccaaatatgttagccaaatacacatatagcataaacattataagcatggatgggcacaacatttattcatgtatcaggcttaccaacatgtgttaattcataaaccattcatgacattatttcatgccaaatcatataccgaatataccatacacacatactatgaaactttattttcacacatgagcttaaaccatgaccaataatacacaaatataagcatcatttctatttcatcgtttatcaattataattaagcatatgaccaattatatacaaatcattcatatatttcccaattttcctcctcctcctctccattccacatccttaatgtgtatatcacacttaaacaacattagctataatttcactattcactcacatgtatattcaaagctgtttatctgagtcagagtcactaaattatttctatccggagctacagagctccaaattaagatccgttaattttacctgaaactagactcacataccttcttaccataaaatttttagaatttttggttcagccaaatagtacagtttattctttaaagtttcccctatttcgctgtctgacagttccgaccactcttcactaaaaatgagttatctaattgtacagaatttggatgatatttgcatttatttcctttgaaaatagactcattaaggattctaagcatataaattataactcataattatttttcttcaatttttgatgattttccaaagtcagaacaagggaaACCCAAATCATTctaacattgtctcacaaaatttattatatctcatgatttacaatttcattgcttacaccgtttcttctatgagaaactagactcaataatatttaatttcatattttattcatcctctaattcaattcccataatttttggtgatttttcaaagttatactactgctgctgtctaaaactgctttagtgcaaaatgttaatttccattttgccccaaatttcacagtttatacaattcggtcctttctcaattaacccctcaattaatctaattttctcaattaataacttacctagacattataagttgtttcacaactattgaaattcataattttcacatataactctatcttcaaactcttttactattaggtcccaaacattcactttctattcaattctttcaataaaatcagcatataaacaatttaaagctctaattccatgctaaatcatcatatactttcagcacatattcatatcaactttcaaattctttcatagaatcaaaaactaatgaattcaacaagtggtcctagttgtaaaagtcacaaaaacaccaaaatttcaagaaataatcaacaattgaacttacctgcagtaaaaataggaataaccagcttaaggaaacccttctatggtgtttttactgatgagaatgcagaaaaataaagagaaatctagataattccactttggtcctaactttattaagtaaattttgcaatattccaatttttcccttaattctccttactttgttgttgatttcatgcctttgccgtacagcccaaatagaccttgggtctatttgcctttgAAGGCCTcttccttttattatttaagctatttaatcatttcccataattttgcaattgttacaatttagttctttttgttcaattaattatcggaactttaaaatttcttaacgaaactttaatactaactttttaacactccataaatatttataaaaatatttatggctcgatttaAAATCtccgaggtctcgataccttgttttttattctaattattttaatatttatttctagtgcactattcactattttaaaaattttcctaacttcacatttaacttatactcactaaattaataatattttctactcatttgtcgaatttagtgatctcgaatcaccgttccgacacctctgaaaattcaggccattacattttctttttcctcgtcggatttgtcgtccaaaaaccactgttccatctagacccaaaatcgggctgttacaacaaTTTTAAGAgtaggaattaaattataaaatttttgagatgtcaaaatataattttattatgtattaatttataattttattattttttaaagaactaaatagatttttttctgtattttggagagttaaaatataattttactataaattaaCTTGTAATATAAAGAGactgaatttaaaattttcattttaggtgGAGAAGCTCTTGCCAACTCCAAAGTATTGGCTCAATTTAATCGGTTTGGTCGGgtatttaataacaaaaatagagCAAACACTATGTAGTATGTACCCATAAAAGAGAGTAAGCAAAAAACTagcaatttttaaattattatttatttattattaaataaatattggaaTCTGATGGAATCGATAAGTGATATTAGttaaattaagaattaattgATGTATccatttgaataatttttattttttttataaaagattaaattgagaaatgatgATTTGATCGGTTTATCCGCCTTAAACCAtggattaatatgtatattttatatatataactgaCAATTTCGAACTCTATGGCTACGTATGAAAAGGGAAAATTCAAATCATCCCCAAGTATAAAaaggcttatatatatataatttgctGGGAACATTTGGacccaaaagaaattttttgttgggaaattgaaaaaatgtcaaaatcttGCAAAGGTTTGGCTATGGAACTGGTGAAGTGTCTAAGCGAATCAGATTGTGTTAAGGTAttcttctttccctttttcGTCTACTCtctttattgttgttttttttcctttgatttcccaatttaattttaccCTAACGTGAAATGATagaattttactaaatttgggGATTAATATGGGGTAGGTTGAGAAGCGTTCAGTTAGGGAATGCGCTGGAGAGAAAAGCCCTTGTATACCAAGCGAATGTGTTGGACTCAGAGAAACTTATTTCAATTGCAAAAGAGGACAGGTATGTTCAATTCTTCTTCTGTATTTGCCATGTTTGTTATCTTGAtgaagatttttaattttttatgaatagggtttagggttttagtcaTGGAGTTGATGATGATGGAAGTTATAATTCTAATTGGTTTAGGGAGGgctatcctttttctttttttttggtttaattgcttcAGATGTTCCAATTTAAAGGCCAAGTTCTAAATTAGTCTCTAAACTTCAAAGCATTCCAATTGAATCCTCAAATAGATGTATTGTTTTAATCAGATCCTTTCCTTAGTCTAACAGTTTAACTTTGGCCTTAAATGTCAGCTTGATTTAAGGtggtttcatttttttagacACTAATGGATTAATAAATGTTTCAAAACCTGTCGGATCCAAGTTGGTATTAGCCTCAAAGCTGATGGTTAGACAGACGGAATGACCTAATTAGGATGATATTTCAATTTGAAGATTCAATTGGGACGTTGTAGAGTTTAGGGATCAATTTAGATTTTGACCAATAGTTTGTGAATGTTTGGTGCAATTAACCCTTTTTTTATGGCATGAATGGAAATGAATTGGCCTTCTGCTGATATCGATTAGATTGAACATAACTTACAATTACTTTTGCTGCATATAGAGAAGGCGAGGACCAGGGGTGAATCGAGAAATTTTTTAAGGGGGGGGgggcaaaattaaattataactttttgagatgtcaaatatatattttatcatgtattaatttattattttatcatttttaagggactaaatagaattttttcatttttgggggaCCAAAGCATAACTTCCCccaatattaatttataatttgatcatttatagAGGGGCTAGAATtgcaatttttcaattttgggtGGCCAGGGCCCCTGGCTGTCCCCCCTTGTTATCCACCTCTGGTGAGGACTAGAACTAGTAATATTTGTATCCTTATGGTGTTTGTGTTGCGTTTTTTTTCCAAGTTATAATCATATTGAAAGTGttatatatctataaattttgacatgttaataatttgtttcGTTTTGTGTGACATATTCATGTATTCACGTCgtgtttgttttaatattttatgtttagtCTCTACTGTtgtgttttagttatttttttaagtattgtaTCCAAAACTA
The Gossypium raimondii isolate GPD5lz chromosome 8, ASM2569854v1, whole genome shotgun sequence DNA segment above includes these coding regions:
- the LOC105792702 gene encoding mitochondrial protein pet191 homolog, translated to MSKSCKGLAMELVKCLSESDCVKVEKRSVRECAGEKSPCIPSECVGLRETYFNCKRGQVDMRARIRGNKGY